A portion of the Leifsonia sp. EB41 genome contains these proteins:
- a CDS encoding GntR family transcriptional regulator: MKTPTIAERVTRDLNTSLNHGVYPPGTRLPGERQLAEGLHVSRSTIRTALEDLERQGRIARSAQRGWFVPSPTVGEPPSTLQSFSEMARLRGHTPTAQVLEKSVRSATIDEAERLGIVAGADVLVLVRLRGMNSTPICVDTNVIPLSVAAPLVEADLTDASLYESLQTLCSVDIYRSAYSVQADAATPDIAGLLHISAGSPVLIGREIAYERAGGPVLLGLNTYRGDAYRFEADLYRAG, translated from the coding sequence GTGAAGACTCCGACGATCGCAGAGCGCGTCACCCGCGACCTGAACACGTCCCTGAACCACGGCGTGTACCCGCCCGGCACCCGGCTGCCCGGCGAACGGCAGCTGGCCGAGGGCCTCCATGTCAGCCGCAGCACCATCCGCACGGCCCTGGAGGACCTGGAGCGCCAGGGCCGCATCGCGCGCTCGGCCCAGCGCGGCTGGTTCGTCCCCAGCCCGACGGTCGGGGAGCCGCCGAGCACGCTGCAGAGCTTCAGCGAGATGGCCCGGCTGCGCGGCCACACGCCGACGGCACAGGTGCTCGAGAAGAGCGTCCGGTCGGCCACCATCGACGAGGCGGAACGGCTCGGCATCGTCGCCGGCGCCGACGTGCTCGTGCTGGTGCGCCTGCGCGGGATGAACTCCACGCCGATCTGCGTGGACACCAACGTCATCCCGCTCTCGGTCGCCGCGCCGCTGGTGGAGGCCGACCTCACCGACGCGTCACTGTACGAGTCGCTGCAGACGCTGTGCTCGGTCGACATCTACCGCAGCGCGTACAGCGTCCAGGCCGACGCGGCGACGCCGGACATCGCCGGGCTGCTGCACATCTCGGCGGGGAGCCCTGTGCTGATCGGGCGCGAGATCGCGTACGAGCGGGCGGGCGGGCCGGTGCTGCTGGGGTTGAACACCTACCGCGGGGACGCGTACCGGTTCGAGGCGGACCTGTACCGGGCGGGCTGA
- a CDS encoding helix-turn-helix domain-containing protein, translating into MGSAVDQPSPTYFERRFRSRDRDETQAYLAGQYGRVLLGRRFSGYAEHVVGDGRFLLADAVMLGELRCVVDPDVLLISTGTPGSGWEVGDETGSFAADPVIFQPGEQSVHRMSDLQGRAVAFRVPDLTRTARLLYAQDDLELRFDGPRPVNARRAAYWLATLEVARREWRTGALTNDTVRATTYRQLAVSALETFRLVADRRELRMSAERRARVFHVGARYLRDHAALPITIEDAAHAAGASTGELVLAFRSQQDGLGPTTYLRRSRLNGAHDQLTSTPITVRAAAELWGFSSEEVFVRHYRTEFGADPVGSDA; encoded by the coding sequence ATGGGATCCGCGGTCGACCAGCCATCGCCGACGTACTTCGAGCGCCGGTTCCGCTCGCGCGACCGCGACGAGACGCAGGCGTACCTGGCCGGCCAGTACGGCCGTGTCCTCCTCGGCCGTCGCTTCTCCGGCTACGCCGAGCACGTGGTCGGCGACGGTCGCTTCCTCCTGGCCGACGCCGTGATGCTCGGCGAGCTGCGCTGCGTGGTCGACCCGGACGTCCTCCTCATCTCGACCGGCACGCCGGGCAGTGGCTGGGAGGTCGGCGACGAGACCGGCAGTTTCGCGGCCGACCCGGTGATCTTCCAGCCGGGCGAGCAGTCCGTGCACAGGATGTCCGACCTGCAGGGTCGCGCCGTCGCGTTCCGCGTGCCCGACCTGACCCGCACGGCCCGGCTGCTCTACGCGCAGGACGACCTGGAGCTCCGCTTCGACGGTCCCCGTCCGGTCAACGCCCGACGCGCCGCCTACTGGCTGGCGACCCTGGAGGTCGCCAGGCGCGAGTGGAGGACCGGCGCGCTCACGAACGACACGGTGCGCGCGACCACCTACCGTCAGCTCGCCGTCTCAGCGCTGGAGACCTTCCGGCTGGTGGCGGACCGGCGCGAGCTCCGCATGTCCGCCGAGCGCCGGGCGCGCGTGTTCCACGTCGGCGCACGGTACCTCCGCGACCACGCGGCGCTGCCGATCACGATCGAGGACGCCGCCCACGCCGCCGGCGCGTCCACCGGAGAGCTCGTGCTCGCCTTCCGCTCCCAGCAGGACGGCCTCGGACCCACCACCTACCTGCGGCGATCCCGGCTGAACGGCGCGCACGACCAGCTCACCAGCACGCCCATCACGGTGCGCGCGGCCGCGGAGCTGTGGGGCTTCTCGTCGGAGGAGGTCTTCGTGCGCCACTACCGCACGGAGTTCGGCGCGGACCCGGTCGGCTCCGACGCCTAG
- a CDS encoding ABC transporter substrate-binding protein has translation MKKRHLVGALALTAGLALGLTACAPGGSSAAGSSHAVSKDVSGKPVTLKILDFWQGDEGKWMDSVVSAFEKQHPNITIKRTTQDWGQVMNTLNLRLADPNGPDIALVNNGWQSMGTLAKGGRILNLDAYSDLYGWKKEIPDTIARQLEFTPDGKQMGTGSLYATPAARSSLIGLYYNKEILDKLGLPVPKTLADFEKDAAAVKAAGITPIAYGSQDKGSATSILFATQDLYATSANIGDFVYSSGKVPITSTGIVDAAKDVKKWADDGWFTANYPGVQYADAQAEFLGGKAAFRFEYTGSLGFSDAQKQTMGYVQLPQVQGGKVVGTGSTAANLSISAKSKHPDAAAAFLDFMASKTAAQQAVDHGFLPLLHSGLSTPSGNPELSTEISAQQKLDTGNGYVPYFDWSTPTMIDTIGGQLQQLYAGQVTPDQLAAAGQKDYDAFQATRKQG, from the coding sequence ATGAAAAAGAGGCACCTCGTAGGAGCCCTCGCGCTCACCGCTGGACTGGCCCTCGGCCTGACAGCGTGCGCACCAGGAGGCTCCAGCGCTGCGGGCTCTTCGCACGCCGTCTCGAAGGATGTTTCCGGCAAGCCCGTCACCCTCAAGATCCTCGACTTCTGGCAGGGCGACGAGGGCAAGTGGATGGACTCGGTCGTCTCGGCCTTCGAGAAGCAGCACCCGAACATCACCATCAAGCGCACCACGCAGGACTGGGGCCAGGTGATGAACACCCTCAACCTGCGTCTCGCGGACCCGAACGGTCCCGACATCGCGCTCGTCAACAACGGCTGGCAGTCGATGGGCACGCTCGCCAAGGGCGGCCGCATCCTCAACCTGGACGCCTACTCCGACCTGTACGGCTGGAAGAAGGAGATCCCGGACACGATCGCCCGCCAGCTCGAGTTCACCCCGGACGGCAAGCAGATGGGCACCGGCTCGCTGTACGCCACCCCCGCGGCGCGCTCGTCGCTGATCGGCCTGTACTACAACAAGGAGATCCTCGACAAGCTTGGGCTCCCGGTGCCGAAGACGCTCGCCGACTTCGAGAAGGACGCGGCAGCGGTCAAGGCCGCCGGCATCACCCCGATCGCGTACGGCTCGCAGGACAAGGGCTCGGCGACCTCGATCCTCTTCGCGACCCAGGACCTGTATGCGACCTCCGCCAACATCGGTGACTTCGTCTACTCCAGCGGCAAGGTCCCGATCACCTCGACCGGTATCGTCGACGCCGCCAAGGACGTCAAGAAGTGGGCCGACGACGGCTGGTTCACCGCCAACTACCCCGGCGTCCAGTACGCCGACGCGCAGGCCGAGTTCCTGGGCGGCAAGGCGGCCTTCCGCTTCGAGTACACCGGCTCGCTCGGCTTCTCGGACGCGCAGAAGCAGACCATGGGCTACGTGCAGCTCCCGCAGGTGCAGGGCGGCAAGGTGGTCGGCACGGGCTCGACCGCGGCCAACCTGTCCATCTCGGCCAAGTCGAAGCACCCGGACGCCGCGGCGGCCTTCCTCGACTTCATGGCGTCGAAGACGGCGGCCCAGCAGGCAGTCGACCACGGCTTCCTCCCGCTGCTGCACTCGGGCCTCAGCACCCCGAGCGGCAACCCGGAGCTCTCCACCGAGATCTCGGCGCAGCAGAAGCTCGACACCGGCAACGGTTACGTGCCCTACTTCGACTGGTCGACCCCGACGATGATCGACACGATCGGCGGACAGCTCCAGCAGCTCTACGCCGGCCAGGTCACGCCCGACCAGCTCGCGGCGGCCGGTCAGAAGGACTACGACGCCTTCCAGGCCACGCGGAAGCAGGGCTGA
- a CDS encoding GntR family transcriptional regulator — protein MPVPGVSEVRQTRVLARDRAYESLRTAILDGTIRPGERLDDAELQAWLGMSTTPIRQALHALTVEGFVETAAQSYTRVVEPRVEDAVLHLQTIGVFVLGVLDLTLERLTDADRDALVGDVDLLIAALDAADLDASLAASQRYYGRLMSLCPNLVLLRLAARTLAARAYYVGVAYRALGIDWPEAAQSYAALRSALASADPRAVAAAEREIFRIDAPPAAGEGRD, from the coding sequence ATGCCCGTCCCGGGGGTGTCGGAGGTCCGGCAGACACGTGTGCTGGCGCGTGACCGCGCCTACGAGTCGCTCCGGACGGCGATCCTCGACGGCACGATCCGGCCCGGCGAGCGCCTGGACGACGCCGAGCTCCAGGCCTGGCTCGGGATGTCGACGACGCCGATCCGTCAGGCCCTCCACGCGCTGACCGTCGAGGGCTTCGTGGAGACCGCCGCCCAGTCGTACACCCGCGTGGTCGAGCCGCGGGTGGAGGACGCCGTGCTGCACCTGCAGACCATCGGCGTGTTCGTCCTCGGCGTGCTCGACCTCACCCTCGAACGCCTGACCGACGCCGACCGGGACGCCCTCGTCGGGGACGTCGACCTCCTGATCGCCGCGCTGGACGCCGCCGACCTCGACGCGTCGCTCGCGGCCTCCCAGCGGTACTACGGGCGGCTGATGTCGCTGTGCCCGAACCTCGTCCTGCTCCGGCTGGCCGCGCGGACGCTCGCCGCCCGTGCGTACTACGTGGGGGTCGCCTACCGGGCGCTCGGTATCGACTGGCCGGAGGCCGCGCAATCGTATGCCGCCCTGCGCTCGGCGCTCGCGTCGGCCGACCCCCGCGCTGTGGCCGCGGCGGAGCGCGAGATCTTCCGCATCGATGCTCCGCCGGCCGCCGGGGAGGGGCGCGACTGA
- a CDS encoding carbohydrate ABC transporter permease, producing MTSSQVVQRPEAPAAAPAAPGRTAPKKAPRRAVSPRVRRRHWLGLAFAAPGLLFYGFVVIIPILQSLNYSFYRWDGVTTATWVGLSNYVSFFTDPALVESLGHVLVLVVFFAILPIVLGLLSAALLGRGKLRGGGVYRWLLFLPQVLTSVVVAVIWKRIYGPDGPLNEALRAVGLGDLAKNWLGDFNWALPALGVIGTWTALGLCMVLFVAGVAAIPTELYEAARIDGAGPIREFFSITLPSLRGQVAVALTLTVTGALRAFDLVWITTQGGPGTSTTTPALILYRKAFLNPDVGMAAAIGIVIAIVCLGVALFITRLSEEKDA from the coding sequence ATGACCTCGTCCCAGGTGGTGCAGCGGCCGGAAGCTCCGGCCGCTGCACCGGCGGCCCCCGGCCGCACCGCGCCGAAGAAGGCTCCGCGGCGTGCGGTCTCGCCGCGCGTCCGCCGCCGCCACTGGCTCGGTCTGGCGTTCGCGGCGCCCGGCCTGCTGTTCTACGGCTTCGTGGTGATCATCCCGATCCTGCAGAGCCTCAACTACTCGTTCTACCGCTGGGACGGCGTGACCACCGCCACGTGGGTCGGCCTCAGCAACTACGTCTCCTTCTTCACCGACCCCGCCCTGGTCGAGTCGCTCGGCCACGTGCTCGTGCTGGTCGTCTTCTTCGCCATCCTGCCGATCGTGCTCGGGCTCCTCTCGGCCGCGCTGCTCGGCCGCGGCAAGCTGCGCGGCGGCGGGGTGTACCGCTGGCTGCTGTTCCTGCCGCAGGTACTGACCAGCGTCGTCGTCGCGGTGATCTGGAAGCGTATCTACGGGCCGGACGGCCCCCTCAACGAGGCGCTGCGCGCCGTGGGCCTCGGCGACCTGGCCAAGAACTGGCTCGGCGACTTCAACTGGGCGCTGCCCGCGCTCGGCGTCATCGGCACCTGGACGGCGCTCGGCCTCTGCATGGTGCTGTTCGTCGCCGGGGTCGCGGCCATCCCGACCGAGCTCTACGAGGCGGCTCGCATCGACGGCGCCGGCCCGATCCGCGAGTTCTTCTCGATCACCCTCCCGAGCCTCCGCGGCCAGGTGGCGGTCGCGCTCACGCTCACCGTGACGGGAGCGCTCCGGGCGTTCGACCTGGTGTGGATCACCACGCAGGGCGGCCCGGGCACCTCCACGACCACGCCGGCGCTGATCCTCTACCGCAAGGCGTTCCTCAACCCCGATGTGGGCATGGCCGCGGCCATCGGCATCGTCATCGCGATCGTCTGCCTGGGCGTCGCGCTCTTCATCACCCGACTCTCCGAGGAGAAGGACGCATGA
- a CDS encoding GntR family transcriptional regulator: MPIPRSPEKTTTPRELVRERVYGQLKEAILSGVLLPGERLDEAELRGWLGVSGTPIRQALHTLSLEGLVETAPQSHSAVIAPRPEEARDTLQTIGVLVTGATILALPHLTVEDRTRLAALARDVTVRHRSGDVPAITKAAGAYFGSMVQACRNPVFIEVVAQTGPSLSYHVTVTHHALDADQGRLAQDYTELSAALLDGDDERVVDVTKRIFLLGSGSAA, encoded by the coding sequence ATGCCGATCCCCCGCTCCCCCGAGAAGACCACCACCCCCCGCGAGCTCGTCCGCGAACGCGTCTACGGGCAGCTCAAGGAGGCCATCCTCTCCGGCGTGCTGCTGCCGGGTGAGCGCCTGGACGAGGCCGAGCTGCGCGGCTGGCTCGGCGTTTCCGGCACGCCGATCCGGCAGGCGCTGCACACGCTCAGCCTGGAGGGCCTGGTGGAGACCGCGCCGCAGTCGCACTCCGCCGTCATCGCGCCGCGGCCCGAGGAGGCGCGCGACACCCTCCAGACCATCGGCGTGCTCGTGACGGGTGCGACCATCCTGGCCCTGCCGCACCTGACCGTCGAGGATCGGACGCGCCTTGCGGCGCTGGCCCGCGACGTGACCGTCCGGCATCGGAGCGGCGACGTCCCCGCCATCACGAAGGCCGCCGGGGCGTACTTCGGGTCGATGGTGCAAGCGTGCCGGAACCCGGTGTTCATCGAGGTCGTGGCGCAGACCGGACCGTCGCTGAGCTATCACGTCACCGTCACCCACCATGCGCTCGACGCCGATCAGGGGAGGCTGGCGCAGGACTACACCGAGCTGTCGGCGGCACTGCTGGACGGGGACGACGAGCGGGTCGTCGATGTCACGAAGCGGATCTTCCTGCTGGGGAGCGGGAGCGCCGCCTAG
- a CDS encoding carbohydrate ABC transporter permease: MISRTERTLNHAILAFVTILVLFPVVWFVFTALSPSRSGQIDLLNLHFENFVTAWNVGNFGSAMIASAVITIGAVLGQTLIAILSGFAFGVLGVVGQKVLFPLILFGLMISAEVFIIPLYYTFQSLGLTNSWLGLIIIQIGMGVPFGVFWMRATFRAVPKSLIEAAEMDGARSWRMLWQILLPISRPAVLTLALLSFMWTWNDFFLSLVFIADPTIQPATLALGVFQGQHTLDVNMLAAGSLIVALPVLILYAFFQRHFIRGVLNGALKE, from the coding sequence ATGATCTCGCGCACCGAGCGCACGCTCAACCACGCCATCCTCGCGTTCGTCACGATCCTCGTGCTCTTCCCGGTCGTCTGGTTCGTGTTCACGGCGCTCAGCCCGAGCCGGAGCGGTCAGATCGACCTGCTGAACCTGCACTTCGAGAACTTCGTCACCGCCTGGAACGTGGGCAACTTCGGGTCGGCCATGATCGCGTCGGCCGTCATCACGATCGGCGCCGTGCTCGGCCAGACCCTGATCGCCATCCTCTCCGGCTTCGCGTTCGGCGTGCTCGGCGTCGTCGGGCAGAAGGTCCTCTTCCCGCTCATCCTGTTCGGGCTGATGATCTCGGCCGAAGTCTTCATCATCCCGCTGTACTACACGTTCCAGTCGCTCGGGCTCACGAACTCGTGGCTGGGCCTGATCATCATCCAGATCGGGATGGGCGTGCCGTTCGGCGTCTTCTGGATGCGGGCGACCTTCCGGGCCGTCCCGAAGTCGCTCATCGAGGCGGCGGAGATGGACGGCGCGCGGAGCTGGCGGATGCTGTGGCAGATCCTGCTGCCGATCTCGCGGCCCGCGGTGCTCACGCTCGCGCTGCTGTCGTTCATGTGGACGTGGAACGACTTCTTCCTCTCGCTGGTCTTCATCGCCGACCCGACCATCCAGCCCGCGACGCTGGCGCTCGGCGTCTTCCAGGGCCAGCACACCCTCGACGTCAACATGCTCGCGGCCGGATCGCTCATCGTGGCGCTGCCCGTGCTGATCCTCTACGCGTTCTTCCAGCGCCACTTCATCCGCGGCGTGCTCAACGGCGCGCTCAAAGAGTGA
- a CDS encoding BadF/BadG/BcrA/BcrD ATPase family protein, producing MAVRAESGPLYLAVDAGNSKTVALVVDGSGIVLGRGRGGRGDIYGAERIEVAEEAVFGAVEAALAEAGAAVTDIRSAAFRLAGVDYPEDASFWEERIADRLAGMGGWSVKNDGFASLRLIDGTGVGLSITVGTGPAVAARSADGREQCSGWYVFDDLGGQGLGNSALKAACREWMGLGPATRLTEALCAQYGVADPGELRHVFTRRFGALPGTELWKSSRIVLALAGEGDAVAQRIVDDQAEAFVRYAQWCARRVGADLAAGDLPVLLNGSVATSEHPSMRDAITAELARVAPAARVTVASDSPLHGVVLDALAEGGVAVTPELIARLRQEHPEAFLAT from the coding sequence ATGGCGGTGCGTGCGGAGTCCGGGCCGCTCTACCTCGCGGTCGACGCGGGCAACTCCAAGACGGTCGCGCTGGTGGTCGACGGCTCGGGCATCGTGCTCGGCCGCGGCCGCGGCGGCCGCGGCGACATCTACGGGGCCGAGCGCATCGAAGTGGCCGAGGAGGCCGTCTTCGGCGCGGTGGAGGCGGCGCTCGCCGAGGCGGGCGCCGCGGTCACGGACATCCGGTCCGCGGCCTTCCGCCTCGCCGGGGTCGACTACCCGGAGGACGCGTCGTTCTGGGAGGAGCGCATCGCCGACCGGCTCGCCGGGATGGGCGGCTGGAGCGTCAAGAACGACGGGTTCGCCTCCCTGCGGCTGATCGACGGCACTGGCGTCGGGCTGTCGATCACGGTCGGCACCGGGCCCGCGGTCGCTGCGCGGTCGGCCGACGGGCGCGAGCAGTGCTCGGGCTGGTACGTCTTCGACGACCTCGGTGGCCAGGGCCTCGGCAACAGCGCGCTCAAGGCGGCGTGCCGCGAGTGGATGGGCCTGGGACCGGCGACGCGGCTCACAGAGGCGCTCTGCGCTCAGTACGGCGTGGCCGACCCGGGAGAGCTGCGGCACGTGTTCACCCGCCGCTTCGGCGCGTTGCCGGGGACCGAACTGTGGAAGTCCTCCCGGATCGTGCTCGCGCTGGCGGGGGAGGGCGACGCGGTCGCCCAGCGGATCGTCGACGACCAGGCCGAGGCGTTCGTGCGCTACGCGCAGTGGTGCGCCCGGCGCGTCGGCGCGGACCTCGCGGCCGGTGACCTCCCGGTGCTGCTCAACGGGTCGGTCGCGACCTCCGAGCACCCCTCGATGCGCGACGCGATCACCGCGGAGCTGGCCCGGGTCGCTCCGGCCGCACGCGTCACGGTGGCGTCGGACTCACCGCTGCACGGCGTGGTGCTCGACGCGCTGGCCGAGGGTGGCGTGGCCGTCACCCCCGAGCTGATCGCACGCCTCCGGCAGGAGCATCCCGAGGCCTTCCTCGCGACCTGA
- a CDS encoding SDR family oxidoreductase: MTQNSRPVALITGASRGIGRAIAVELGSTHHILVGGRDATGVASVVAELPSAEPFVADLTGDTLPALPGRLDVLVLSAGVEDGGTVAETDDATWRHVFEVNVFAVAALLRATLPALREAGGLVVAINSGSGLSSGAGGGVYSGSKFALRALTDALREEERPNGVRVTSIHPGRVDTDMQRALVAREGHEYDAAFTIAPEMVAATVRVAVDLPSTGMVEALTVRPVRRR, from the coding sequence ATGACCCAGAACTCCCGTCCCGTCGCCCTGATCACCGGAGCGTCGCGCGGCATCGGCCGGGCGATCGCCGTCGAGCTGGGAAGCACCCACCACATCCTGGTCGGCGGGCGGGATGCCACAGGTGTCGCGTCCGTCGTGGCGGAGCTGCCGTCAGCCGAGCCGTTCGTCGCGGACCTGACCGGCGACACGCTGCCCGCCCTCCCGGGCCGGCTCGACGTGCTCGTGCTGTCCGCCGGCGTGGAGGACGGCGGCACCGTCGCCGAGACGGACGATGCAACCTGGCGGCACGTGTTCGAGGTCAACGTCTTCGCGGTCGCGGCCCTGCTGCGGGCGACCCTCCCCGCACTCCGGGAGGCCGGCGGGCTGGTCGTCGCGATCAACAGCGGCTCGGGACTGAGCAGCGGGGCGGGCGGCGGCGTCTACTCCGGCTCGAAGTTCGCCCTGCGCGCGCTCACCGACGCGCTGCGCGAGGAGGAGCGCCCGAACGGCGTCCGCGTCACCAGCATCCACCCCGGCCGGGTCGACACGGACATGCAGCGCGCGCTCGTGGCCCGCGAAGGGCACGAGTACGACGCCGCGTTCACGATCGCTCCGGAGATGGTCGCGGCCACCGTGCGCGTGGCGGTCGACCTGCCGAGCACCGGGATGGTGGAGGCGCTGACGGTGCGCCCGGTGCGGCGGCGCTGA
- a CDS encoding 6-phosphogluconolactonase — protein sequence MRIAPEILDTADDVGREAAVQLADGIARAAAEGRTFVLGCPSGRSPIATYANLATLVAERDLDLSRVVVALMDEYVEEAGDGYRAIDADLPHSCVGFGRREILGLLNAAATPGHRIPEANLWHPDPAAPAGEYDRALAEAGGIDVFLLASGASDGHVALNPVGAAADTVTRVVPLGEDTRRDNLGTFPTLRSLDEAPRFGVTVGIATIRELSRSVVMVVTGEHKQDTVRRLAAADSYEPDWPATILSECSDARFLVDRSAAELLQTTR from the coding sequence ATGCGCATCGCGCCCGAAATCCTCGACACGGCCGACGACGTCGGCCGCGAGGCCGCCGTCCAGCTCGCCGACGGGATCGCCCGGGCGGCGGCCGAGGGACGGACCTTCGTCCTCGGCTGCCCCAGCGGACGCAGCCCGATCGCCACCTACGCGAACCTCGCGACGCTCGTCGCCGAGCGAGACCTCGACCTCTCCCGCGTCGTCGTCGCTCTGATGGACGAGTACGTGGAGGAGGCCGGCGACGGCTACCGCGCGATCGACGCCGACCTCCCGCACAGCTGCGTCGGCTTCGGGAGGCGTGAGATCCTCGGCCTCCTCAATGCCGCGGCGACGCCGGGCCACCGCATCCCGGAGGCCAACCTCTGGCACCCGGACCCGGCCGCGCCCGCCGGAGAGTACGACCGCGCGCTCGCCGAGGCCGGCGGGATCGACGTCTTCCTGCTCGCCTCGGGCGCGTCGGACGGCCACGTCGCCCTCAACCCCGTCGGCGCCGCCGCCGATACCGTGACGCGCGTCGTGCCGCTCGGCGAGGACACCCGCCGCGACAACCTCGGCACCTTCCCGACGCTGCGCAGCCTGGACGAGGCGCCGCGCTTCGGCGTGACCGTCGGCATCGCGACCATCCGGGAGCTCTCCCGTTCGGTCGTCATGGTCGTCACCGGCGAGCACAAGCAGGACACCGTGCGCCGGCTCGCCGCCGCGGACTCGTACGAGCCCGACTGGCCCGCGACCATCCTCTCCGAATGCTCCGACGCGCGCTTCCTCGTGGACCGCAGCGCCGCCGAGCTGCTCCAGACCACCCGCTGA